In a genomic window of Rhopalosiphum maidis isolate BTI-1 chromosome 4, ASM367621v3, whole genome shotgun sequence:
- the LOC113550560 gene encoding peptidyl-prolyl cis-trans isomerase E codes for MNDADTYKSYLKRTVYVGGLAEEVDDKVLRSAFIPFGDIVDVQMPLDYESEKHRGFAFVEFEQPEDALDSIDNMNEAEIFGRTIRVNLAKPQKINRGSTRPVWSEDDWLVQYAGKTLEPKDDKKIEEDKSKDEAKNPQVYLDIKIGKKDAGRIIIMLRADIVPRTAENFRCLCTHEKGFGYQNTTFHRIIPNFMCQGGDITNNNGTGGLSIYGKKFDDENFELKHTGPGVLSMANSGPNTNSSQFFICTARTEWLDNKHVVFGHVLSGIDVMKKIEKCGTKAGLPTEKVIIGSCGQLA; via the exons ATGAATGACGCTGATACTTATAAATCGTATTTGAAGCGCACCGTTTATGTAGGTGGATTAGCTGAAGAAGTTGATGATAAAGTATTGAGATCTGCATTTATTCCTTTTGGTGATATAGTCGATGTCCAG atGCCATTAGACTATGAATCTGAGAAACACCGAGGATTTGCATTTGTTGAGTTTGAACAACCCGAAGATGCGTTAGATTCTATTGACAACATGAATGAAGCAGAGATATTTGGCCGCACTATTCGCGTTAATTTAGCTAAACCTCAAAAGATTAACAGAGGCTCAACCAGACCTGTATGGTCGGAAGATGACTGGCTTGTACAGTATGCTGGTAAGACATTGGAACCCAAggacgataaaaaaattgaagaagaCAAAAGCAAAGATGAAGCAAAGAACCCACAAGTTTAtcttgatattaaaattggtAAAAAGGATGCCGGTCGAATTATCATTATGCTACGAGCTGATATTGTGCCACGTACAGCAGAAAATTTTCGTTGTTTATGTACCCACGAGAAGGGTTTTGGGTATCAAAATACTACGTTTCATAGAATCATTCCAAATTTCATGTGTCAAGGCGGTGACATTACTAATAACAATGGTACTGGCGGACTATCAATTTATGGAAAAAAGTTTGACGATGAAAATTTTGAACTAAAACACACAGGCCCGGGTGTCTTATCTATGGCTAATTCTGGGCCAAATACAAATAgttcacaattttttatttgtacagcACGTACAGAATGGTTAGATAATAAACATGTTGTGTTTGGCCATGTGTTAAGCGGTATTgatgttatgaaaaaaatagagaAATGTGGAACAAAAGCGGGTCTGCCAACTGAGAAAGTAATAATTGGTTCTTGTGGACAGTTAGCTTag
- the LOC113550562 gene encoding regenerating islet-derived protein 4-like yields the protein MNFKILAELKIVFLYLIMIVTCYICESKLVYNCQKGFSKFGSNCYYLSKETVTWQEAFFECKYLAKGSKLVVLAKEVEDHNIRKFLKYRRNETKERWIGGIYDWSQDQWKWATSGRKIRYNRIETIQHLDNDRNDQWQCLSLNPNNDYAWNAQSCLQKKNFICEAKPQPECINITV from the exons atgaattttaaaatattagccgagttaaaaattgtttttctttatttaataatgattg ttacatGTTATATATGTGAATCAAAATTGGTGTACAATTGTCAAAAaggattttcaaaatttggaagtaactgttattatttaagtaaggAAACTGTAACGTGGCAAGAAGCTTTTTTTGAATGCAAATATTTGGCAAAAGGAAGTAAACTTGTTGTGCTTGCTAAAGAAGTGGAGGATCATAATATtcgaaagtttttaaaatatagaagaaatg AAACAAAAGAAAGATGGATAGGTGGCATTTATGATTGGAGCCAAGACCAATGGAAATGGGCCACATCAGGACGTAAAATTCGATACAATAGAATTGAAACAATACAACATTTAGACAATGACAGAAATGATCAATGGCAGTGTTTATCACTAAATCCAAATAATGATTATGCATGGAATGCACAAAGttgcttacaaaaaaaaaactttatatgtGAAGCTAAACCTCAACCAGaatgtataaacattacaGTTTAA
- the LOC113550561 gene encoding trafficking protein particle complex subunit 3, which produces MSRQNTRLDVKKVNSELFTLTYGAIVSQLMKDYENVEDVNKQLDRMGYNIGVRMVEDFLARTNAGRCYDLRETADKIQYAFKMYLGITPALTNWSAAGDEFSLTFDTNPLTEFVELPDNYQNLKYSNILCGALRGSCEMVQMDVSCWFVQDQLKGDLATELRIKFNKRLEDAIPAGED; this is translated from the exons ATGTCTCGACAGAACACGAGATTAGACGTTAAGAAAGTT aactCCGAGTTATTTACTTTAACTTATGGAGCCATAGTGTCGCAATTAATGAAAGACTATGAAAACGTTGAGGATGTAAATAAACAGTTAGATCGAATGGGTTATAATATTGGAGTACGAATGGTTGAAGATTTTTTAGCACGTACTAATGCTGGAAGATGTTATGATTTAAGAGAAACTGCAGATAAAATTCAG tatgcatttaaaatgtatttgggTATAACTCCGGCTTTAACTAATTGGAGTGCTGCTGGAGATGAGTTTTCCTTAACATTTGACACTAATCCACTAACTGAGTTTGTGGAACTACCAGATAACTATCAAAATCTCAAATATAGCAATATACTTTGTGGAGCCTTGAGAGGATCATGTGAAAtg GTCCAAATGGATGTGTCTTGTTGGTTTGTGCAAGATCAACTGAAAGGTGATTTGGCCACTGAATTGCGAATAAAGTTCAACAAAAGGTTAGAAGATGCTATACCTGCTGGAGAAGACTAA
- the LOC113550559 gene encoding HIV Tat-specific factor 1 homolog: MDSVSTSVPPDIPNSDDSNYKYIDGVCFYTDPSTKKEYTWNKEKKTWAEKGFENYEYDEIFKTYKYTDKQTNVSYLWDLKSNKWEVQKKETISLVEEKTFDDINDGEEFDDDDEKGRIQRTEKRQDMTKGKYGHDGITQTYTDPADGTVYIWDREKNAWFPKIDDDFMAHYQLSYGFNSNDNSAISINSTDTLKTNTIGAQSKENKSESTLNASGVKSEPEKRKLPQPSEPNWFEIDEEHNTKVYVSNLPLDITEQEFIDLMQKCGLIMKDIDSGQMKIKLYTERGTDILKGDALCTYIKKESVDLALKLLDGYIFREKEIHVEKAKFTMRGEKYDPSLKPKKKKRKDKEKIKKIQEKLFDWRPDKIIGGRGKHENVVIVKNLFEKETFDNDVSLLLEYQRDLREECSKCGIVKKVVVYDRHPEGVAQINFKEPEAADACVQLLNNRWFGQRKITAETWDGKTKYKVTETPEETEERLKKWETYLLATGSTEKNDAHESDSDSVKTKSGGESDDEMPSTNQTINNENKDESKSN, encoded by the exons atggaTTCCGTCTCAACATCAGTTCCACCAGATATTCCAAACTCCGACGAcagtaactataaatatatagatggaGTATGTTTTTACACAGATCCAAGtactaaaaaagaatatacttggaataaggaaaaaaaaacttgggCTGAAAAAGGCTTTGAAAACTACGAATatgatgaaatttttaaaacatacaaatatactgaTAAACAAACAA atgtttCTTATTTGTGGGATCTAAAGTCTAATAAATGGGAAGttcaaaaaaaagaaactataAGTTTGGTAGAAGAAAAAACCTTTGATGATATTAATGACGGAGAAGAatttgatgatgatgatgaaaaAGGAAGAATTCAGCGTACAGAAAAGCGGCAAGATATGACCAAAGGAAAGTATGGGCATGATGGTATAACCCAAACTTATACTGATCCAGCTGATGGAACAGTTTATATTTGGGACAGAGAGAAAAATGCTTGGTTTCCTAAG attGATGATGACTTTATGGCCCATTATCAACTGAGTTATGGATTTAATTCAAATGATAATTCTGCTATAAGCATAAATAGTACGGAcacattgaaaacaaatactatTGGAGCTCaaagtaaagaaaataaatctgAATCTACCTTGAATGCTTCTGGTGTAAAATCTGAACCTGAAAAAAGGAAACTCCCGCAACCTTCTGAACcaa ATTGGTTTGAGATTGACGAAGAGCATAATACAAAAGTATATGTCTCAAATTTGCCATTAGATATAACTGAACaggaatttattgatttaatgcaaAAATGTGGATTGATCATGAAAGATATCGACAGTGGTCAAATGAAAATTAAGCTTTATACTGAGCGAGGCACAGACATTCTTAAAGGAGACGCTCTATGCACATACATAAag aaagaaTCAGTAGATCTAGCATTAAAGTTGTTAGATGGTTACATATTTCGGGAAAAAGAGATCCATGTGGAAAAAGCAAAATTTACAATGCGTGGAGAAAAATATGACCCAtcattaaaaccaaaaaagaaaaaacgaaAAGATAaagaaaagataaaaaaaattcaagaaaa GCTATTTGATTGGAGGCCTGATAAAATCATCGGGGGAAGAGGAAAACATGAAAATGTTGTAATCGTTAAAAATCTATTCGAAAAAGAAACATTTGACAATGATGTCTCATTACTCTTAGAATATCAAAGAGATCTCAGGGAAGAATGTTCAAAATGTGGTATAGTGAAAAAAGTAGTTGTATATGAt agacATCCAGAGGGCGTTGctcagattaattttaaggaaCCTGAAGCAGCTGATGCTTGTGtgcaactattaaataataggtgGTTTGGGCAAAGAAAAATAACTGCTGAAACATGGGATggaaaaactaaatacaa agTCACTGAAACACCTGAAGAAACTGAAGAACGTTTAAAGAAATGGGAGACATATTTATTAGCCACTGGTAGTACTGAAAAGAACGATGCTCATGAATCTGATAGTGAttcagtaaaaacaaaaagtggCGGAGAAAGTGATGATGAAATGCCATCAACTAATCAgactataaataatgaaaataaag atGAGTCCAAGTCAAATTAG